From a region of the Ascochyta rabiei chromosome 22, complete sequence genome:
- a CDS encoding NineTeen Complex (NTC) component, which yields MARNSEKAHSMLFRFRAAQAAEAGIIDISRTRRPKLITSVTSIPVCEKWRGQVLKEISRKVTKIQDEALSDYQIRDLNDEINKAMREKHMWESQIRNLGGPNYMRGGRVLDEDGREVPGGGKGYRYFGRAKELPGVKELFERQARPEDDDGARQGGEKRSELRQRVDAGYYGYNLDEEDGTLLKYEEAKEKEAWDQFMALGDHLDEKPGKPQREWIELPGDAGDGVRWRVPSLDEVDRELVERRRRKLLEKLG from the coding sequence ATGGCGCGTAACTCTGAAAAAGCGCACTCGATGCTGTTCCGCTTCCGCGCGGCCCAAGCTGCCGAAGCAGGAATAATCGACATTTCGCGAACGCGGCGCCCAAAGCTCATCACATCCGTGACCTCGATCCCCGTGTGCGAGAAATGGCGCGGGCAGGTGCTCAAAGAGATCAGCCGCAAGGTGACGAAGATCCAAGACGAAGCGCTCTCCGACTACCAGATCCGCGACCTCAACGACGAAATCAACAAGGCGATGCGCGAGAAGCACATGTGGGAGTCGCAAATCCGGAATCTGGGCGGGCCCAACTACATGCGCGGCGGGCGCGTGCTGGACGAGGACGGGCGCGAGGTTCCCGGTGGCGGGAAGGGGTATCGGTACTTTGGGCGCGCGAAGGAGCTCCCCGGCGTCAAGGAGCTGTTTGAGCGGCAAGCCCGCcccgaagacgacgacggcgCGCGGCAGGGTGGCGAGAAGCGCAGCGAGTTGCGGCAGCGCGTCGATGCCGGGTACTACGGGTACAATCTCGACGAAGAGGACGGCACACTGCTGAAGTACGAGGAGGCAAAGGAGAAGGAAGCGTGGGATCAGTTTATGGCGCTTGGTGATCACCTCGACGAGAAGCCGGGGAAGCCGCAGCGCGAGTGGATCGAGTTACCCGGCGACGCGGGCGACGGCGTGCGCTGGCGCGTCCCCTCGCTCGACGAAGTCGACCGCGAGCTCGTCGAGCGGAGACGGAGGAAGCTGCTCGAGAAACTGGGCTAG
- a CDS encoding N-terminal methionine N(alpha)-acetyltransferase NatE, translated as MEAPVVKFKKRGAKAAPRKAAPPPPPRSDSDDFSSGSEAEGGDGRVVKRRKVNGNSLKASTADQKPSITGLEGTTQYEANRSATIEASNDATKQSNWFEGDDDLSSKNLLGSTRTKPTTFIEKNPDAPARQVGPQKSSSNVRTITVTDYTPDVCKDYKQTGFCGFGDNCKFLHAREDYAAGWKLDREWEMSTKGKKPGGTIVASANRDEKEKDEDGVDLALLEKIPFACLICKKPYKSPIVTKCGHYFCEACALKRYRKDPTCAACNAKTYGVFNGAKNLQRLLEKKQKWEDKKKAEAEAAEKEDEDP; from the coding sequence ATGGAAGCGCCGGTAGTAAAGTTTAAGAAACGAGGCGCAAAAGCAGCTCCCCGCAAAGccgcaccgccgccgccgccacgcTCGGATTCAGACGACTTCTCTTCGGGGTCAGAAGCAGAAGGCGGAGATGGTCGCGTAGTAAAACGTCGCAAGGTCAACGGAAATTCCCTGAAAGCTTCGACCGCCGACCAGAAGCCTAGCATAACAGGACTGGAGGGAACCACACAATACGAAGCAAACCGCTCTGCGACAATAGAGGCGAGCAACGATGCTACGAAGCAGTCAAACTGGTTCGAGGGCGATGATGACCTGAGCTCAAAGAATCTGCTCGGCAGCACGCGCACGAAACCCACGACATTCATCGAGAAGAACCCTGATGCGCCTGCACGGCAAGTTGGCCCTCAGAAATCCTCTTCCAACGTCCGAACAATCACCGTCACCGATTACACACCCGACGTCTGCAAGGACTACAAGCAAACTGGTTTCTGTGGGTTTGGCGACAACTGCAAGTTCCTGCACGCTCGTGAGGACTATGCCGCTGGCTGGAAGCTCGATCGCGAATGGGAGATGTCAACAAAAGGCAAGAAGCCAGGTGGCACCATTGTCGCTTCGGCCAATCGTGacgagaaggagaaggatgAAGACGGTGTGGACCTGGCATTGCTGGAGAAGATACCATTTGCGTGCCTGATATGCAAGAAGCCCTACAAGAGTCCAATCGTGACCAAGTGTGGGCACTACTTTTGCGAGGCGTGTGCGCTGAAGCGGTACAGAAAGGATCCCACATGTGCAGCCTGCAATGCCAAAACGTACGGTGTGTTCAATGGGGCCAAGAATCTTCAGAGGTTGCTGGAGAAAAAGCAGAAGTGGGaggacaagaagaaggcggAGGCTGAGGCCGCGGAGAAGGAGGATGAGGATCCATAG